One Odocoileus virginianus isolate 20LAN1187 ecotype Illinois chromosome 4, Ovbor_1.2, whole genome shotgun sequence DNA segment encodes these proteins:
- the CRYAA gene encoding alpha-crystallin A chain isoform X2, giving the protein MDIAIQHPWFKRALGPFYPSRLFDQFFGEGLFEYDLLPFLSSTISPYYRQSLFRTVLDSGISEVRSDRDKFVIFLDVKHFSPEDLTVKVQEDFVEIHGKHNERQDDHGYISREFHRRYRLPSNVDQSALSCSLSADGMLTFSGPKVPSGVDAGHSERAIPVSREEKPSSAPSS; this is encoded by the exons ATGGATATCGCCATTCAGCACCCCTGGTTCAAACGCGCCCTGGGCCCCTTCTACCCCAGCCGGCTGTTCGACCAGTTCTTCGGCGAGGGCCTCTTCGAGTACGACCTGCTGcctttcctgtcctccaccatcagCCCCTACTACCGCCAGTCCCTCTTCCGCACCGTGCTGGACTCCGGCATCTCTGAG GTCCGATCCGACCGGGACAAGTTTGTCATCTTCCTGGACGTGAAGCACTTCTCTCCCGAGGACCTGACGGTGAAGGTGCAGGAGGACTTCGTGGAGATCCATGGCAAGCACAACGAGCGGCAG GATGACCATGGTTACATCTCCCGCGAGTTCCACCGCCGCTACCGCCTGCCTTCCAACGTGGACCAGTCTGCACTCTCCTGCTCCCTGTCCGCAGACGGCATGCTGACCTTCTCTGGCCCCAAGGTCCCATCTGGCGTGGACGCCGGCCACAGCGAGCGGGCCATCCCCGTGTCCCGGGAGGAGAAGCCCAGCTCTGCGCCCTCGTCCTAA
- the CRYAA gene encoding alpha-crystallin A chain isoform X1: MNCSLPGFSGHRIPQARILRGLPCPPPGGRLNPGIEHASHVTLAEPLPTMDIAIQHPWFKRALGPFYPSRLFDQFFGEGLFEYDLLPFLSSTISPYYRQSLFRTVLDSGISEVRSDRDKFVIFLDVKHFSPEDLTVKVQEDFVEIHGKHNERQDDHGYISREFHRRYRLPSNVDQSALSCSLSADGMLTFSGPKVPSGVDAGHSERAIPVSREEKPSSAPSS; the protein is encoded by the exons atgaactgtagcctcccaggcttctctggccataggattccgcaggcaagaatactgagaggattgccatgccctcctccagggggtcgtctcaacccaggaatcgaacacgcATCTCATGtgacattggcag AGCCGCTGCCCACCATGGATATCGCCATTCAGCACCCCTGGTTCAAACGCGCCCTGGGCCCCTTCTACCCCAGCCGGCTGTTCGACCAGTTCTTCGGCGAGGGCCTCTTCGAGTACGACCTGCTGcctttcctgtcctccaccatcagCCCCTACTACCGCCAGTCCCTCTTCCGCACCGTGCTGGACTCCGGCATCTCTGAG GTCCGATCCGACCGGGACAAGTTTGTCATCTTCCTGGACGTGAAGCACTTCTCTCCCGAGGACCTGACGGTGAAGGTGCAGGAGGACTTCGTGGAGATCCATGGCAAGCACAACGAGCGGCAG GATGACCATGGTTACATCTCCCGCGAGTTCCACCGCCGCTACCGCCTGCCTTCCAACGTGGACCAGTCTGCACTCTCCTGCTCCCTGTCCGCAGACGGCATGCTGACCTTCTCTGGCCCCAAGGTCCCATCTGGCGTGGACGCCGGCCACAGCGAGCGGGCCATCCCCGTGTCCCGGGAGGAGAAGCCCAGCTCTGCGCCCTCGTCCTAA